The Brassica napus cultivar Da-Ae chromosome C7, Da-Ae, whole genome shotgun sequence genomic interval AAGAAGAAAACGACGAAGAGCTAGGGCTTCGAGGGTTGTCTTCAATGAGCTCTCTCGAAGATTCTCTTATCAGCAAGTAAGTTCATTTGTGTTCTTTTACTTAACTTGCTGAACAAGACTGGATAATAActaattagggtttttttttaattccagAAGAGGTTTGTCGAATCACTACAAAGGTAAATCGAAATCGTTTGGGAATTTAGCAGAGATCGGGAGTGTTAAAGAAGTACCAAAGCAAGAGAATCCATTGAATAAACGAAGAAGGTTACAGATCTGCAACAAATTAGCAAGAAGATCTTTTTACTCGTggcaaaaccctaaatctatgCCTCTTTTCCCGGTCAACGAAGACCACGATGAGGATGAAGACAATGATGAAGATCTCAAATCTAGTGATGAAGAGCGAGGAGGAGCGAGAGGAGTTAGTTTTGCTAGGAAACCTTCGTTCAAGAACAGAGCATTGAAGTCTAGGAGTTGTTTTGCACTCTCAGATCTacaggaagaagatgatgacgatgatgatgatgaaggtcAATAATGCAAATcgttatattttctttgttgatagttatttttctttgttctatGCATGTTCGAAAACGCGGGCGCGGAGAGCGATTACGCAGCGTCGAAGCGTTCGGCGGAGGTCAGCCGCGGCGATTTCATGAAAATCGGTTAAGAAATCGGGTTCACCAAAAAAGTTCgatttttcagattttaaaTGCTTAAATCGAATTGTACATGCTAGATCTGTACATGCTAGATCTACGAGtttgatgaaaaaataataagaaaaatgcaAGATTTGAGTGAATGGTGATGGATTTAAATTAATGGCTATGGTGA includes:
- the BNACNNG28890D gene encoding uncharacterized protein BNACNNG28890D isoform X1; protein product: MEMMSGGPSFSIEVSEYGNDPPATEKASSSSFSSGDTVNEDEAGLSRLGSGIWSGRTADYSSESSSSIGSPGDREEDEESEEENDEELGLRGLSSMSSLEDSLISKRGLSNHYKGKSKSFGNLAEIGSVKEVPKQENPLNKRRRLQICNKLARRSFYSWQNPKSMPLFPVNEDHDEDEDNDEDLKSSDEERGGARGVSFARKPSFKNRALKSRSCFALSDLQEEDDDDDDDEGQ
- the BNACNNG28890D gene encoding uncharacterized protein BNACNNG28890D isoform X2, translating into MEMMSGGPSFSIEVSEYGNDPPATEKASSSSFSSGDTVNEDEAGLSRLGSGIWSGRTADYSSESSSSIGSPGDREEDEESEEENDEELGLRGLSSMSSLEDSLISKGLSNHYKGKSKSFGNLAEIGSVKEVPKQENPLNKRRRLQICNKLARRSFYSWQNPKSMPLFPVNEDHDEDEDNDEDLKSSDEERGGARGVSFARKPSFKNRALKSRSCFALSDLQEEDDDDDDDEGQ